In Desulfovibrio sp. 86, the following proteins share a genomic window:
- a CDS encoding potassium-transporting ATPase subunit C yields the protein MHTLTVLRRAVVFLALLTILTCAYTVIVTAAGKALFPFQVGGSIITINGKAYSTLLGQPFNAPNHLWGRPVSVDVSTYSANSKPLLYAGPSNKSPATAEYAANLQTRLDHVRNAHPEKAGTPVPVDLVTESASGLDPHISPAAAEYQAERLARATGFTLVEVRRTIAMYTEGRTLGLLGEPRVNVLKVNLALDGLLPSGRAASRDGGTSPQTGARATAVAR from the coding sequence ATGCACACCTTGACAGTACTACGCCGCGCTGTGGTTTTTCTGGCGCTTCTGACCATTCTTACATGTGCCTACACCGTGATTGTCACGGCTGCAGGCAAGGCTCTTTTTCCCTTTCAGGTCGGGGGCAGCATCATAACAATCAACGGCAAGGCATACAGCACCCTGCTGGGCCAGCCCTTCAACGCCCCCAACCACTTGTGGGGCCGCCCCGTCAGTGTGGACGTTTCCACATATTCCGCCAACAGCAAGCCGCTGCTCTATGCCGGGCCCAGCAACAAAAGCCCTGCCACCGCAGAATACGCGGCAAATCTGCAAACCCGGCTTGACCATGTCAGGAACGCCCACCCGGAAAAAGCGGGCACGCCTGTGCCGGTCGATCTCGTGACGGAATCTGCCAGCGGCCTTGACCCGCATATTTCGCCCGCAGCGGCAGAATACCAGGCGGAAAGGCTGGCCCGCGCCACGGGCTTTACGCTTGTTGAGGTACGCCGTACCATTGCCATGTATACTGAAGGACGAACCCTGGGGCTGTTGGGTGAACCCAGGGTGAATGTGCTCAAGGTCAATCTGGCGCTTGACGGGCTGCTGCCCAGTGGGCGCGCCGCTTCCCGCGATGGCGGTACTTCGCCGCAAACCGGGGCCAGGGCGACGGCGGTTGCGCGCTAA
- the kdpB gene encoding potassium-transporting ATPase subunit KdpB, giving the protein MSTKSEQTTNGSRMLQAALASSFAKLAPRSQARNFVMFTVYLSAIMTTLLAVLAVLGGPGAISARTVQAGFAGAVAVILWFTVLFANFAEAIAEGRGKAQADSLRKARKNVTARRLPNPATRDSHVMTPSTDLKPGDYVLVYAGEQIPADGDVTEGAASVDESAITGESAPVIRESGGDRSAVTGGTTVLSDWLVIRVTSEVGRSFLDRMIAMVEGAARQKTPNEIALNILLVALTIIFLLVTGSLWCFARFAAEQGHAANPADLTSLVALYVCLAPTTIGALLSSIGIAGMSRLNRANVLAMSGRAIEAAGDVDVLLLDKTGTITLGNRQAVAFKPVDGHSEQELAHAAQLASLADETPEGRSIVQLAETMSPRRTTEHNDGQMIFVPFTAQTRMSGVDVQNSSIRKGAADAVGRFVEGMGGYISERCAEEVSAIARQGGTPLVVARDAAVLGVVHLKDVIKDGVREKFGELRRMGIKTVMITGDNPLTAAAIAAEAGVDDFLAEATPEAKLALIREFQAKGHLVAMTGDGTNDAPALAQADVAVAMNTGTQAAKEAGNMVDLDSSPTKLLDIVRIGKQLLMTRGSLTTFSLANDAAKYFAIIPALFMGLYPGLGALNIMGLHSPHSAILAATIYNALIIVALIPLALRGVKYREECSEHLLRRNLFIYGLGGLAAPFVAIKLIDLCLVGLGLA; this is encoded by the coding sequence ATGTCCACAAAATCAGAACAAACCACGAATGGCAGCCGCATGCTGCAAGCGGCGTTGGCAAGCTCGTTCGCCAAGCTGGCCCCGCGCTCCCAGGCCCGGAACTTTGTCATGTTTACCGTGTACCTTTCCGCCATCATGACCACGCTTCTGGCCGTTCTTGCCGTTCTGGGCGGTCCGGGCGCAATTTCGGCCCGCACCGTGCAAGCCGGATTTGCTGGCGCTGTGGCCGTCATCTTGTGGTTCACGGTACTGTTCGCCAACTTTGCCGAGGCCATAGCCGAAGGGCGGGGCAAGGCGCAGGCAGACAGCTTGCGCAAAGCGCGTAAAAACGTCACCGCCCGTCGGTTGCCGAATCCCGCCACGCGCGATTCGCACGTCATGACGCCATCCACCGACCTGAAGCCCGGCGACTATGTGCTGGTGTACGCCGGAGAGCAGATCCCCGCTGACGGCGATGTTACGGAAGGCGCGGCTTCGGTGGACGAAAGCGCCATCACGGGGGAATCCGCCCCTGTCATCCGTGAAAGCGGCGGGGACCGCAGCGCCGTTACCGGCGGCACCACGGTTCTTTCCGACTGGCTTGTGATCCGCGTTACCAGCGAGGTGGGCCGCAGCTTTCTGGACAGGATGATCGCCATGGTTGAAGGGGCCGCCCGGCAAAAAACCCCCAACGAAATAGCCCTGAACATTCTGCTGGTGGCGCTCACCATTATTTTTCTGCTGGTTACGGGTTCTCTGTGGTGCTTCGCGCGCTTTGCTGCGGAACAGGGGCACGCCGCCAACCCTGCTGACCTTACTTCGCTGGTGGCGCTGTATGTGTGTCTGGCCCCGACCACTATCGGCGCGCTGCTTTCGTCCATAGGGATTGCGGGCATGAGTCGTCTGAACCGGGCAAATGTTCTCGCCATGAGCGGACGCGCCATTGAAGCGGCGGGCGATGTGGATGTGCTTCTGCTGGACAAAACGGGCACCATCACTCTTGGCAACCGGCAGGCCGTGGCTTTCAAACCCGTGGATGGGCACAGCGAACAGGAACTAGCCCACGCGGCGCAGCTTGCCTCGTTGGCGGACGAAACCCCCGAAGGGCGCAGCATTGTGCAGCTTGCCGAAACCATGTCGCCCCGGCGCACCACAGAGCACAATGACGGCCAGATGATTTTTGTGCCTTTTACAGCCCAAACCCGCATGAGCGGCGTTGACGTGCAGAATTCTTCCATCCGCAAAGGAGCGGCCGATGCTGTTGGACGCTTTGTTGAGGGCATGGGCGGCTACATCAGCGAGCGCTGCGCGGAAGAAGTCAGCGCCATTGCCCGTCAGGGCGGAACGCCGCTGGTGGTGGCCCGTGACGCTGCGGTGCTTGGCGTTGTCCATCTCAAAGACGTCATCAAGGACGGCGTCCGGGAAAAATTTGGCGAACTGCGCCGCATGGGCATAAAAACGGTCATGATTACCGGCGACAATCCGCTTACAGCGGCTGCCATTGCCGCAGAGGCCGGTGTGGACGACTTTTTGGCCGAAGCCACCCCGGAAGCCAAACTGGCGCTCATCCGTGAGTTTCAGGCAAAAGGCCATCTGGTGGCCATGACCGGCGACGGGACCAACGACGCCCCGGCTCTGGCGCAGGCGGATGTGGCTGTTGCCATGAATACGGGAACCCAGGCGGCCAAGGAAGCGGGCAATATGGTGGACCTTGATTCGTCGCCCACAAAGCTGCTGGACATCGTGCGCATCGGCAAGCAGCTGCTCATGACGCGCGGCAGCCTCACAACCTTTTCCCTGGCCAACGACGCGGCCAAATATTTTGCCATCATCCCTGCCCTGTTTATGGGATTATACCCCGGCCTGGGCGCGCTCAACATCATGGGTCTGCACAGTCCGCACAGCGCCATTCTTGCTGCCACCATTTACAATGCGCTTATCATTGTGGCGCTTATCCCCTTGGCCCTGCGGGGCGTGAAGTACCGTGAGGAGTGTTCCGAGCACCTGCTGCGCCGTAACCTTTTTATTTACGGGTTGGGGGGATTGGCCGCACCCTTTGTGGCCATCAAGCTTATTGATTTGTGCCTGGTCGGCCTTGGGCTGGCTTGA
- a CDS encoding sensor histidine kinase, which produces MAESYSRPSPDALLAQLRQAEPGNTPLTADAARPGGAFPPRGTLKIFFGYAAGVGKTYAMLRAAHTAAEQGQNVAVGYVEPHPRPETAALLDGLKSVPPLVLPYRNMSLNELDVDAVLSLRPEIALVDELAHSNAEGCRNRKRHQDVEELLQAGISVWTTVNVQHLESLNDVVAAMTGVMVRERVPDSVFDGADHVELVDLEPDELMARLRRGKIYAESQVQRALGHFFLPANLIALRELALRRMADRINRRALPADINGGGAKRQIKEHILICLSGAPSNARVIRTAARMVEAFHADFTALFVQNESANRDSAKSRKTLRENTRLAEDLGAAIVTLQGEDIPTQIAEYARLSGVSKIVVGRSPTGGWPPRKGKTLVERLAELAPEMETYIIPDAKTAGDGRQHNSPMGAALRTLRNTIPLSWRQWAITALLLSVCTCAGFLMFSLDMPNSGIAGLYMLGVLGVSILTSGPWYGVAASIAGVALFDFLFVAPRFSFTVYDVDYLSLFIATLMVSVATSAITTRARSQARRSAARALHTELLLGNSRRLQKAANEEDILAEAARQFSTLLACEATIYPVRNGRLEPGINFSHGMNAGPYLEKKALVAGKKRRDDRVVSADKSPTYGKDERAVAEWVAKNGRPAGAGTDSLPGAQRSFVPIRSQTEVLAVAALDFHANHPGSLADAASKNLVLALAGECAMALEKERLGRANAQIAAHAQQEKLRADVLRSISHDLRTPLTSICGNAAILAGRDSLAENPEQRAQLATAIEEDARYLVGMVENLLALTRLEQQGFTLRLEPELLEDVICEAMNITNRRAARHVLRAEIPDTLLMARMDARLMVQVLVNLLDNAVKYTPEGTAIHVRALADGPWARVAVADDGPGISNEEKNRIFDMFHAAAVKKGDGRRGMGLGLALCRSIVRAHGGDIQVFDNTPRGAVFSLTLPRETGYGEQTTNSAPPLATEPKQG; this is translated from the coding sequence ATGGCAGAAAGCTATTCCCGTCCATCTCCAGACGCATTGCTGGCGCAGTTGCGACAAGCGGAACCCGGCAACACCCCGCTTACAGCGGATGCTGCGCGGCCTGGAGGCGCTTTTCCGCCACGCGGCACGCTCAAGATATTTTTCGGCTACGCGGCAGGGGTGGGCAAAACATACGCCATGCTCCGGGCGGCCCACACCGCCGCAGAACAAGGGCAAAACGTGGCTGTGGGATACGTCGAGCCGCATCCCCGGCCTGAAACTGCGGCCCTGCTGGATGGGCTGAAAAGTGTTCCGCCGCTGGTTCTGCCTTACCGGAATATGTCGCTCAACGAGTTGGACGTGGACGCAGTGCTGTCCCTCAGGCCAGAAATAGCCCTCGTGGACGAACTCGCGCACTCCAATGCCGAAGGTTGCCGCAACCGCAAACGGCATCAGGATGTGGAAGAGCTGCTGCAAGCGGGCATATCCGTCTGGACAACCGTCAACGTGCAGCATCTGGAAAGCCTCAATGATGTGGTGGCCGCCATGACCGGCGTTATGGTGCGCGAACGCGTGCCCGACAGCGTGTTTGACGGCGCTGACCATGTGGAACTGGTGGATCTGGAGCCAGACGAGCTCATGGCCCGGCTGCGCAGAGGCAAGATCTATGCTGAATCTCAGGTGCAGCGCGCGCTGGGGCACTTTTTTCTGCCCGCGAACCTCATAGCCCTGCGTGAACTGGCGCTGCGGCGCATGGCCGACCGCATCAACCGGCGCGCACTGCCCGCCGACATCAACGGTGGCGGGGCAAAACGGCAGATCAAGGAACATATTCTCATCTGTCTTTCGGGCGCGCCCAGCAACGCCCGCGTCATTCGCACCGCCGCGCGCATGGTGGAGGCTTTTCACGCCGATTTTACCGCCCTGTTCGTGCAAAACGAATCCGCAAACCGTGACAGCGCCAAAAGCCGAAAGACCCTGCGAGAAAACACCCGTCTGGCCGAAGATCTGGGCGCGGCCATCGTCACCTTGCAGGGTGAGGACATTCCAACGCAAATTGCCGAATACGCCCGCTTGAGCGGCGTGAGCAAAATTGTGGTGGGCCGTTCACCCACCGGAGGCTGGCCCCCACGCAAGGGGAAAACCCTGGTGGAACGCCTGGCCGAACTCGCCCCGGAAATGGAAACCTATATTATTCCCGACGCAAAAACTGCCGGGGACGGGCGGCAGCACAACAGCCCCATGGGTGCGGCCCTGCGCACCCTGCGGAACACCATTCCGCTTTCGTGGCGGCAATGGGCGATTACCGCGCTCCTGCTTTCTGTATGCACCTGCGCCGGATTTTTGATGTTTTCATTGGACATGCCCAATTCCGGTATCGCAGGACTGTATATGCTGGGCGTGCTGGGCGTTTCCATTCTTACTTCTGGCCCATGGTACGGTGTGGCCGCATCCATTGCTGGCGTGGCCCTGTTTGATTTTCTGTTTGTAGCGCCACGGTTCAGTTTTACCGTGTATGACGTGGACTATCTGAGCCTCTTCATAGCCACGCTCATGGTTTCGGTGGCGACCAGCGCCATTACCACCCGAGCCAGAAGTCAGGCCCGGCGCAGCGCGGCCAGGGCACTGCATACAGAACTGCTCCTGGGCAATAGCCGCAGACTGCAAAAAGCGGCCAATGAAGAAGACATCCTTGCGGAAGCCGCCCGTCAGTTCAGCACCCTGCTTGCTTGCGAGGCAACCATATACCCCGTCCGCAATGGCCGCCTGGAACCAGGAATCAACTTTTCACATGGCATGAATGCAGGTCCGTACCTTGAAAAAAAAGCGCTCGTGGCTGGTAAAAAACGCCGTGATGACAGAGTGGTAAGCGCCGATAAAAGCCCGACGTACGGCAAGGATGAGCGAGCCGTGGCGGAATGGGTTGCCAAAAACGGACGCCCTGCAGGGGCAGGAACGGATTCCCTGCCTGGCGCGCAACGGAGTTTTGTTCCCATCCGCAGTCAGACGGAGGTTCTTGCCGTCGCCGCACTGGATTTCCACGCGAACCATCCGGGATCACTGGCGGATGCGGCCAGCAAGAATCTTGTCCTGGCATTGGCGGGCGAATGCGCCATGGCCCTGGAAAAAGAGCGCCTTGGCCGCGCCAATGCCCAAATAGCCGCCCACGCCCAGCAGGAGAAGCTGCGGGCGGATGTGCTGCGTTCCATTTCGCACGATCTGCGCACGCCTTTGACCAGTATTTGCGGCAACGCGGCTATTCTGGCGGGACGCGACAGCCTTGCGGAAAACCCGGAACAACGCGCGCAACTGGCAACGGCCATTGAGGAGGACGCCCGCTATCTGGTGGGCATGGTGGAAAACCTGCTGGCTCTGACACGCCTTGAACAACAGGGCTTTACCTTGCGCCTTGAGCCGGAACTGCTTGAGGACGTTATCTGCGAGGCCATGAATATAACAAACCGCCGCGCCGCTCGGCACGTTCTACGGGCGGAAATCCCCGACACGCTGCTCATGGCCCGCATGGATGCGCGACTTATGGTGCAGGTGCTCGTCAACCTGCTGGACAACGCGGTCAAATACACCCCTGAGGGCACTGCCATACATGTACGCGCTCTGGCCGACGGGCCATGGGCACGCGTGGCAGTGGCTGATGACGGGCCGGGCATTTCCAATGAAGAAAAAAATCGTATCTTTGACATGTTCCATGCCGCAGCAGTAAAAAAAGGCGACGGCAGGCGGGGCATGGGGCTTGGGCTGGCCTTGTGCCGCAGCATTGTCCGGGCCCACGGCGGCGACATACAGGTGTTCGACAATACGCCCCGTGGCGCCGTGTTTTCGCTGACGCTGCCAAGAGAGACGGGCTACGGCGAACAAACGACAAATTCCGCTCCACCGCTTGCAACAGAACCCAAACAGGGCTGA
- the hflX gene encoding GTPase HflX, which translates to MGRQVGLLIDRKGRVQMVIVGEPGSILIPELPRGRSGNERLRGLRLLHTHLTPGGISQEDLMDMLFLRLDAVIALTVNPVGDPVQWQAAHLLPSSVNGQAYHLDQPRPWDRTAAHMTDTAEALEEELSRRAEDAKEADGSPRVLLVSVAAVPRIIQERNLDELGELARTAGLTVAGRMVQRVTQVNPRLIMGRGKVAELEVLALQGRAGMLIFDGELSPSQLHNLADITERKVIDRTQLILDIFAQHAVSRAGKLQVELAQLRYTQPRLVGKNRAMDRLMGGIGGRGPGETKLETDRRKIRDRMARIRKELDQLRRQRSFTRARRSRQGIPLAALVGYTNAGKSTLLNTLTRSEVLAENKLFATLDPTTRRLRFPAEKELILADTVGFIRNLPKELMDAFRATLEELEAAQLLLHVADASHPDLLQQINAVETILAEMELDRVPRLLILNKWDQLEAPARAELADAFPLALPITAKTGEGCKVLLEELEMRLLHEATTIVEDVPYSLN; encoded by the coding sequence GTGGGACGGCAGGTTGGCCTGCTCATAGACCGCAAGGGCCGCGTGCAGATGGTCATTGTGGGCGAGCCGGGCAGCATATTGATTCCCGAACTGCCCAGAGGCCGCAGCGGCAATGAACGCCTGCGCGGCCTGCGTCTCCTGCACACGCACCTGACCCCCGGCGGCATCAGCCAGGAAGACCTCATGGACATGCTCTTCCTGCGGCTGGACGCCGTCATCGCGCTTACGGTCAATCCCGTGGGCGACCCAGTGCAGTGGCAGGCGGCGCACCTCCTGCCCTCCAGCGTCAACGGCCAGGCCTATCACCTTGACCAGCCCCGCCCCTGGGACCGCACGGCAGCCCATATGACGGACACGGCCGAAGCGCTGGAAGAAGAACTGTCCCGCAGGGCCGAAGACGCCAAGGAGGCGGACGGCAGCCCGCGAGTCCTGCTGGTTTCCGTGGCTGCTGTGCCCCGCATCATTCAGGAGCGCAATCTGGACGAACTGGGCGAGTTGGCGCGCACCGCCGGCCTGACCGTGGCCGGGCGCATGGTGCAGCGCGTGACCCAGGTGAATCCGCGCCTTATCATGGGCAGGGGCAAAGTGGCGGAGCTTGAAGTGCTGGCCCTGCAAGGCAGAGCGGGCATGCTGATCTTTGACGGCGAGCTTTCGCCCTCGCAATTGCACAATCTGGCTGACATCACCGAACGCAAGGTCATAGACCGCACCCAGCTTATTCTTGATATCTTTGCCCAGCACGCCGTAAGCCGCGCGGGCAAGTTGCAGGTGGAACTGGCCCAGCTGCGCTACACCCAGCCGCGCCTTGTGGGCAAAAACCGCGCCATGGACCGCCTCATGGGCGGCATCGGCGGACGCGGCCCCGGCGAAACCAAGCTTGAGACCGACCGCCGCAAAATACGCGATCGCATGGCCCGCATCCGCAAGGAACTTGACCAGTTGCGCCGCCAGCGCTCCTTTACCAGGGCGCGCCGCTCACGTCAGGGCATCCCCCTGGCCGCCCTTGTGGGCTACACCAATGCGGGCAAGTCCACCTTGCTCAATACGCTCACCCGCTCCGAGGTACTGGCCGAGAACAAGCTTTTCGCCACCCTTGATCCCACCACGCGGCGGCTGCGCTTTCCCGCCGAAAAAGAGCTTATTCTGGCCGACACCGTAGGGTTCATCCGCAATCTGCCCAAGGAACTTATGGACGCCTTTCGCGCCACCCTTGAAGAACTGGAGGCGGCCCAACTGCTTCTGCATGTGGCCGACGCCTCGCATCCAGACCTTTTGCAGCAGATCAACGCCGTGGAAACCATACTGGCCGAAATGGAGCTTGACCGCGTGCCGCGCCTGCTCATCCTCAATAAATGGGATCAGCTGGAAGCCCCCGCCAGGGCGGAACTGGCCGACGCCTTTCCCCTTGCCCTGCCCATCACCGCCAAAACAGGCGAAGGTTGCAAGGTGCTGCTGGAAGAGCTTGAAATGCGCCTGCTGCACGAGGCCACAACCATTGTTGAAGACGTTCCGTACAGTCTTAACTAG
- a CDS encoding exodeoxyribonuclease III has protein sequence MQFKLVSWNVNGLRAVSAKAEWDWFTQTDADVVALQETKAHPEQLDETVREPAGWESRWASSSVKKGYSGVAVYSRRPFLSCSAELPQPEYQGEGRLLHLEYPAFHFFNGYFPNGGAEELDENGKPTGAFKRVSYKMGYFEAFLAYAEECRKTKPIVVCGDFNIAHRPIDLARPRQNEKNTGFLPEERAFMDRFLAMGYVDTFRHVHGDAPDNYSWWSYKSRAREKNVGWRIDYFFVSQELAPAIRDAWIEQDVYGSDHCPVGLSLEV, from the coding sequence ATGCAGTTCAAACTTGTATCCTGGAACGTCAACGGCCTGCGTGCGGTATCCGCCAAGGCTGAATGGGACTGGTTCACGCAGACCGATGCGGATGTGGTGGCCCTGCAAGAAACCAAGGCCCACCCCGAACAACTGGACGAGACCGTGCGCGAGCCTGCGGGCTGGGAATCCCGCTGGGCGTCCAGCAGTGTAAAAAAGGGCTATTCCGGCGTGGCCGTATACAGCCGCAGACCTTTTTTGTCGTGCAGCGCGGAACTGCCGCAGCCCGAATATCAGGGTGAGGGGCGTCTGCTGCATCTGGAATACCCGGCATTTCATTTTTTTAACGGTTATTTCCCCAACGGCGGCGCTGAAGAGCTGGACGAAAACGGCAAACCCACAGGCGCATTCAAGCGGGTGTCCTACAAAATGGGCTATTTCGAGGCGTTTCTGGCCTATGCCGAAGAATGCCGTAAAACAAAACCCATTGTGGTCTGCGGCGATTTCAACATCGCGCACCGGCCCATTGATCTGGCCCGCCCCAGGCAGAATGAAAAAAATACGGGCTTTCTGCCCGAAGAACGGGCCTTTATGGATCGTTTTCTTGCCATGGGCTATGTGGACACGTTCCGTCATGTGCACGGCGACGCGCCCGACAACTATTCTTGGTGGTCGTACAAGAGCCGAGCGCGCGAAAAGAACGTGGGCTGGCGCATTGACTACTTTTTCGTGTCGCAGGAGCTTGCGCCCGCCATCCGCGACGCCTGGATCGAGCAGGACGTGTACGGCTCGGACCATTGCCCTGTGGGCCTGAGCCTTGAGGTGTAG
- a CDS encoding response regulator transcription factor, which produces MPHDSPFQTTPNAQQAIEIPERILVVEDDKAIRALVTATLESHGMSFLAAATGREALAAASASNPDVILLDLGLPDMDGVDIIRAVRQWTMTPIIVLSARSEDDDKVAALDAGADDYLTKPFSVDELLARLRAALRRIRYERGNMNRDQSIFENGPLRIDFAAGCVTVDGQDVRLAPMEYKLLCLLAHNAGKVLTHRTILQAVWGSTLPQNLPSLRVFMATLRKKLEAVSPQCNCIHTHVGVGYRMGRLEAPPEV; this is translated from the coding sequence ATGCCGCACGATTCGCCTTTTCAGACTACCCCAAACGCGCAACAGGCCATTGAAATTCCAGAACGTATCCTTGTGGTGGAAGACGACAAGGCCATTCGCGCTCTTGTGACGGCCACCCTTGAAAGCCACGGCATGTCCTTTCTTGCCGCCGCAACGGGACGCGAAGCCCTTGCAGCAGCTTCTGCCTCGAATCCCGATGTAATCCTGCTTGACCTGGGGCTGCCCGATATGGATGGCGTGGATATTATTCGCGCCGTGCGGCAGTGGACCATGACGCCCATCATTGTTCTCAGCGCCCGCAGCGAAGACGACGACAAAGTGGCCGCGCTGGATGCCGGCGCCGACGACTACCTGACAAAACCTTTCAGTGTTGATGAACTGCTGGCGCGACTTCGGGCCGCCCTGCGCCGCATCCGCTATGAACGCGGCAACATGAACCGCGATCAAAGCATCTTTGAAAACGGCCCCCTGCGCATTGACTTCGCGGCGGGCTGTGTGACCGTTGACGGACAGGACGTGCGCCTTGCCCCCATGGAGTACAAACTCTTGTGCCTGCTTGCCCATAACGCGGGCAAGGTGCTGACGCACAGAACAATCCTCCAGGCCGTCTGGGGCTCCACCCTGCCCCAGAATTTACCTTCCCTGCGCGTATTCATGGCTACCTTGCGCAAAAAGCTGGAAGCTGTCTCTCCGCAGTGCAACTGCATTCATACCCATGTTGGGGTTGGCTACCGCATGGGACGCCTTGAAGCCCCACCGGAAGTGTAG
- a CDS encoding IMP cyclohydrolase, whose amino-acid sequence MEILPIRRAILSVTDKSGLVEFATFLTARGVELISTGGTQKVLEAAGLPVTAVSTVTGFPEILGGRVKTLHPKIHAGILANKDEESHMQTLTEKGIRPFDLVCVNLYDFAGAVERHLSLEEAVEEIDIGGPCMLRAAAKNFHSVLVLSSPQWYPVAMDEMRAHNNGVSLEFRQIMASRAFEATSRYDALITSYLRP is encoded by the coding sequence ATGGAAATTTTGCCCATCAGACGCGCCATATTGAGCGTCACGGACAAAAGCGGCCTTGTGGAATTCGCCACTTTTCTGACAGCCCGCGGCGTGGAGCTTATCTCCACCGGCGGCACCCAGAAAGTGCTGGAGGCGGCGGGGCTGCCCGTCACCGCGGTAAGCACGGTAACCGGTTTCCCCGAAATTCTCGGCGGCCGGGTAAAGACCCTGCACCCCAAGATTCACGCAGGCATTCTAGCCAACAAGGACGAAGAATCCCACATGCAGACCCTGACCGAAAAGGGCATACGTCCTTTTGACCTTGTCTGCGTCAACCTCTACGACTTTGCGGGCGCGGTGGAGCGGCACCTTTCGCTTGAAGAAGCCGTGGAAGAAATCGACATCGGCGGCCCGTGTATGCTGCGGGCTGCGGCTAAGAACTTTCACAGCGTTCTTGTGCTGTCCTCGCCCCAGTGGTACCCAGTGGCCATGGACGAAATGCGCGCTCACAATAACGGCGTTAGCCTGGAATTTCGCCAGATTATGGCTTCCAGGGCCTTTGAGGCCACTTCGCGCTACGACGCCCTCATCACATCCTACCTTCGTCCCTAA
- the rfbF gene encoding glucose-1-phosphate cytidylyltransferase: MKVIIMCGGKGTRLREETSVKPKPMVEIGGRPVLWHIMSIYARFGFKDFVLPLGYKGQVIKQYFHDYNIRNTDFTVDLKNGDITTYPSHIEDWRVTLCDTGEDTLKGGRLKRVAKYIDTDSFMVTYGDGVADIDLYKLIEFHKQSGSIGTFTGVRMPSRFGTVRTDDQGKILSWEEKPVLDEYINCGFFVFKREFLDYLTEDESCDLEKEPLQKLAAEGQLSMYPHPGQWQCMDTLRDSIKLNELWDSGRAFWV, encoded by the coding sequence ATGAAAGTCATTATTATGTGTGGCGGCAAGGGCACGCGCTTGCGCGAAGAAACCTCGGTCAAACCCAAGCCAATGGTCGAGATCGGCGGACGGCCCGTGCTGTGGCACATCATGTCCATTTATGCCCGCTTCGGCTTCAAGGATTTTGTGCTGCCGCTGGGCTACAAGGGGCAGGTCATAAAACAGTATTTTCATGACTACAATATCCGCAACACGGATTTTACCGTTGATCTGAAAAACGGAGACATCACCACCTACCCCAGTCACATTGAAGACTGGCGCGTCACCCTGTGCGACACCGGCGAGGACACCCTCAAGGGCGGCCGTCTCAAACGCGTGGCCAAATATATTGACACCGACAGCTTCATGGTCACTTATGGCGACGGCGTGGCCGACATCGACCTGTACAAGCTCATCGAGTTCCACAAGCAGTCCGGCAGCATCGGCACCTTCACGGGCGTGCGCATGCCCTCGCGTTTCGGCACAGTGCGTACCGACGACCAGGGCAAAATTCTTTCATGGGAAGAAAAGCCCGTGCTGGACGAATACATCAACTGCGGCTTTTTTGTCTTCAAGCGCGAATTTCTGGACTACCTCACCGAGGATGAAAGCTGCGACCTTGAAAAAGAACCCCTGCAAAAGCTCGCGGCCGAAGGGCAGCTTTCAATGTACCCGCATCCCGGCCAGTGGCAGTGCATGGACACGCTGCGCGACTCCATCAAGCTCAACGAGCTTTGGGACTCCGGACGCGCTTTCTGGGTGTAA
- a CDS encoding pseudouridine synthase gives MELEFRFRNNDMGMLFPTFQERVNAMLPAQKAEAGTEASAAPELKPPVTETPHMLNNEEMTQALAQVEEEAAQHSQELMQAHSGLNEQRVARLLGLLD, from the coding sequence GTGGAACTGGAATTCCGTTTTCGCAATAATGACATGGGAATGTTGTTCCCCACATTTCAGGAAAGGGTGAACGCCATGCTGCCCGCCCAAAAGGCCGAGGCCGGAACCGAAGCATCCGCTGCGCCCGAGTTGAAGCCCCCGGTCACGGAAACGCCGCACATGCTCAACAATGAAGAAATGACCCAGGCCCTTGCCCAGGTGGAAGAAGAAGCCGCCCAGCACAGCCAGGAACTGATGCAGGCGCACTCCGGCCTCAATGAGCAGCGCGTGGCGCGGCTTCTGGGGCTGCTCGACTAG